TCCACATATTTCCACCACCACAAGACTCAAATCCGAAAGGTTTTCTATCTCATCGCCTATGATTTTTTCCAGGATTATTTCATCATCATAGGAGAGATTAAAACCCACGTAAATCTTGCCCTTGAATCCCTTTTGAAACAACGTTCTGGAAATTTTATCCGGAGTATTTTGCAAATCGGTAAATACGATGGTGATTCCCGGATTTTTGACCTTCGTCCAATCCGGATTCTTGCCGTGAAAGCTCAAAAATGAAGCATCCTCCCAATTTTTTTGTATCTTCGATAGCATGTATTGAAAACAAGATATGGAGGGAATTATTTCGTCAATTTTCACGTTGTTCCTCTTCAAAAAATCCGCCGCGCTGTAAAGCAGAGGATCCCCCGATACCACCAGGGTGTAATCGCCTTCGATTTTTAAAAGGTCTTCCAAGTTTTGTATGCATTCTACCCTGTTTAACCCTCCTATGCTTTCGGCCACCCTTTTGAAAGCAAAAACCCGCTTGGAGCTTTTTATTACCTCCACTGCCCGGACGCTTGCATACTCCGGATTCCCGGGACCTATTCCCACGAGGACCATTTTCCCCACCCCTGCATTTCTTTAAAGGTATACATGAAAACCTCGATTTTCATATTATCTTCCTTCAAATAAGCCTTAATCCTTCGCACTATGCCCTCCTTCATGTCCTCCAGCACGCGGTCATACCCCGATTCCCGCAAAAAATTTGCGCATTCCTCAGCAGTTTTAAAGCGCTCCACGCTTTCTATTAAATCCCGCGGCGCGCCGTTTTTCGCCAGATAGTAGACGAATGCTTCCACCCGGGAATCCACCACCCTGCTGGAGGTGTTGAATGCCCCGATGGAAATCTTACACATCTTGCCCACGTGTCCCACCAGGGTAACCTTCTTAAAACCGAGTTCCCTGCAGTAAAGCAGCGCCTCGCCCACAAAGTTGGATATTTTCACCGTTTCTTTTGAAAGCTCTGCTTTTCTTATGTATTCCATACCGTAATTACCGAAGGTCAATACCGCTTCGTCGGTATTCTTCCTCATCACCTCAAGTTCGGTGTACATCACCTTTTTGTAAGCTTCTTCGGACATGGGGTAAACTATTCCGGTGGTGCCGAGAATGGATATACCGCCTTCTATGCCCATCCTGGGATTATAAGTTTTTTTTGCAATTTCCCTTCCCTCCGGCGCAAAGATTAAAACGTTAGCTCCTCCCGGATGTGCTTCGAGCACCGAGGCCTCTATCATCCTTCTGGGAACTTTATTTATCGCCGCCTCACCCTTTTTCCCGTAGGGGGAATTTTCTTTAAACCTTCCTATGCCCTCGCCCCCCTCGATCAGCACCCTGCCGTCCCCTCTCAGGGAAACCTTAGCGTAAATAGCTATGCCATCGGTAGCGTCCGCATCATCCCCTGCATCCTTCACCACCCGGCAGATAGCCTCGTCCCCTTCCACGCGGCATTCTGAAATTTTAATCAAAAGCACCTCACCGGAGGGCGTCCTCACCCGCACCTCGCGGCATTCCCCGCCCAGAAGCCTTATCACAGCGGCTTTTGCGGCAGCGGCAGCGCAGCTTCCCGTGGTATAGCCGCATCTCATCTTTTTCCCGTATCTTATTACCTCCACCTTTTCACCTCCGGTCGGTACGAATACATCAACGCGTTGAAAATGGCGGCCGCCACGTTGCTGCCACCCTTACTTCCCCGGGTGGATATGGACGCCACATTCATGGTCCTCAAATACTCCTTTGACTCGCGGGCTCCAACGAAACCCACCGGCACCCCTATCACCAGCGAGGGAAGCACCCTTTCCCTTTCGATTAGGGAACAAAGGTAAAAAAGAGCGGTGGGGGCGTTGCCTATGACGAAAACATCCGCTCCCTCCATGAGAGCCCTTTCTACGGATGCCATGGATCGGGTAATCCTTTTTTTCTCGGCGATAACCCTGGTTTCTTCCTCATCTATGAAGCAAAAGATTTTCCCACCCATTTCATCCAAAAACCTTTTGTTTATTCCCGAATAAGCCATTCGGGTATCCGCAAATACCCTGCAGCCTTTATCAAATGCCCCGCGCGCCGCCTCCACGGGGTTATTTTTGAAAACCAGCAGGTTTTCGTAATCGAAATCCCCTGTGGCGTGTATGGCCCTGAGGATTATTTGAAGTTCTCCATCCCCGTGACTTTTTAAAAGCCCCGATTTTATAATTTCAAAGCTCTTTTTTTCTATCAATTCGGGGTCCTTAATGAACATCGCCCTTTTCTTCCCTTCCTTCGTTTAACCTGTCCTTTAAGATTTCTATTAATAGTGGGTGGTAACCTATGGGTGAAACCATATTTACCTTCACGGCCCCTTTATCCCTTACAAAGGAATTTATTATTTTTGGTACGTCTTTTTTCATATGAATTCCCGAAAAGAGGAAATAGGGAAGCACCGTAACTTTCTTATACCCCTGCTGGTATAATAGTTCCAGGGCTTTTTCCACGCCGGGTTCGTTGAACTCCATAAAAGCAGGAACCACCCTTTTCCCCAAGGCTTTTTCCAGCTCTCTCGCCACCCTTTCCACCGTCATTACCGTAGAGTCTTCCCTGCTTCCGTGACTTATCAGCAAAATCGCTTCCATTTCAACCCCTCCCCATTTTATTCAATATACTTTCGAGGATTTTAAAGCTGCCGAGGAAGCTCACGTGGGGATACATGCCGAAGGTGTTTTTGTACTGATAACCGCACGGGTTTTCCCCTTCATCCCTTACCCTTTTTATCAGGAGGCAGCTTTTTTTGTTGATGTTCGAAACGGACTTGTGAAATTCATGGACGTTAAATTGAAAGCCTTTCGGTCCTATGAGGCAGTCTTCCAAAACCCTTGCCTTACCGTATCCGAAGTTCTGCAGCCTATCTGTCATACGGCTTTCTCCGTCGAATACCCCTGTCATCTCAAACCCGTCAATTTTTCGGGTGAGGTACATAAGCCCTCCGCACTCGGCGAATATATACCCGCCCCCTTCGGCAAATTCCCTTATGGAACGAAGCATGGAGCGGTTTTCCGAAAGCTCCTCCTTAAAGACCTCGGGATATCCCCCGCCTATATAAAGGAAATCGCAATCGGGAAGGCGTTTATCCTTCATCGGGGAAAAAAAAGTAACGTCGAAAAGGTTCGATAAAATATTAATATTTTCCCTGTAATAAAAGGAAAAGGCTTTATCAAATGCCACAGCGGCTTTGCGGTTGGTTTTCAAGGGTAAGCTAAATCCTTCTCCGGGTAGGTCCATTTCTTCAAAAAGCCCAAGCAGCTCTTTTACATCCACGCTTTCTTTTATGCGATAGGCCATCCTATCCAGGATTTCGTTAAATCCCTCTATCTCCGTATTCTGAATGAGCCCGAGATGCCGGGAATTTACCGCAAGCCCTTTATCCTCCTCGATGTAGCCCAGCACCTTTACACCCGCGTATTTCTCGATGGCCTCTTTTAACAGCTTATAGGCGGTAAGGGAAACCCTGTTTAGCACCACCCCTTTTATTACCCCTCTACTGAAGTCCACCATCCCCTTGATCTTCACCGCCGCCGAAAACATTTCCCCCTTCGGGGTGTATACGAGCACCGAATTAAGACCGAATTCCCTCGCTATATGAAAGGTGGAATTTATAAAGGTATTGGAAATACCGTCGAAAAAGCCCATAACCCCTTCAATTACACAAAAGTCGTTATTTTTTTCTAACAGTTTTTTATAATCCTTCCCCTGAAGAAAAGGATCAAGATTCTGCGCGGTTACCCCCGCGGCCCTCCCCAGAAACCCTGTATCGATGTAATCCGGTCCCACCTTGCACGGGAATACCGAAAAATTCATATCTTTTAATACTTTTAATAGCCCCATTGTAAACAAAGTTTTTCCGTTTCCGCTGGAAGGAGCTGAGATTACGATTCCCTTCATAACGCACCTCATCAAAAAAAATTACCCTCCACCTTCGGCGGAGAGTATTAAAAAAACCTACCCAAAGGGTAGGCTTTTTGCAGTTTAAAGTTCGTCTTTTTGCCTTTCCCTTCCCACCGAAGGACCGGCATCTACCCAGAGGCAGGTCTCCTGGCTCACGGGTCATCCTCCTCCACCCTTCCCGGTTTCCCAGTGGGACTGGATTCGTCTCCGTATACAGTAGCGGGGGCTGCAGCGGATTTTCACCGCTTTCCCTTTTAAGCTCAAAGCACCCCTGAGTTCACCGTATTCAGTTTGAATTTACTTTATTTTTATTATAATACAAATCATTAATTTTTCAATAGCGAATGTAATAGAAAAACCTTAAATTTTCAAGAATATCCCGGCAATTTTAAAATAAGAAATAAGCGCCATGGCATCTACAATTGTAGTAATCAGGGGACTTGCCATTATTGCAGGATCGATTTTAACCATTTTAGCAAGAAGTGGGAGCAGTCCGCCTACCACTTTTGCCAGTACAACCACGACAATCAAAGTAGTACTTACCACAAAAGCTATTGCATAATTTACTTTTTCGATAGCGATTAGCCTTAAAAAATTTAAACCTGCAAGAGATATACCCACAATAATACTTACGACAAGTTCCTTCCACATAACTTTTAAAGCATCTCGTGATTTTATTTCGCCCAGAGCCAGACCTCTAATAACCATTGTGGATGATTGAGAGCCAGCATTCCCTCCGGTATCCATAAGCATTGGAATAAATGCGGCAAGTATTACCATAGTTTGCAAAAGTTCTTCATACCGTTGTATAATACGCCCGGTAAAGGTAGCAGAAACCATAAGAGCAAACAACCATAGTAATCGATTTTTGGCCATGGTAAAAGGGCTCTGATTAAAATAAGATTCCTCGCTTGGTCTTATTCCTCCCATCCTCTGAATATCTTCTGTATTTTCTTGTTCTAAAACATCCACAACGTCATCAATTGTGATTATCCCCACCAGTCGGTTTTCCCGATCCACTACAGGCATGCTCAATAAGTCGTATTTCTTAAAAAGTGAAGCCACGTATTCCCGATCATCATCCGTTTTAACCGCAATTATATGTTTGTCCATAAGATCATCTATTTTTTGGTTCGGTTCAGCTACTACAAGGTCTTTTAAAGAGACAGTTCCTAAAAGGTGCCTTTGATTATCTATAACGTAGCATGTATAAATGGTCTCTTTCTTTGGTGCCGTATAGCGTATATGAGAAAGGGCTTCTTCCACCGTCATATCGGCTTTTAAATCTACGAATTCAATCGTCATAATACTTCCAGCTGAATGCTCTGGATACTGCAGAAACTGATTAATCAACCTCCGTTCGCTTTCCGGTGTTCCCTTAAGTATTTTCTTAACCACATTAGCCGGCATTTCTTCCAAAAAATCTATTTTATCATCAAAAAATAAATCTTCAATGAGGCTTTTTAATTCATCTTCTTCAATCATTTTGGAAAAAGCGGCTCTTATTTTGTCAGATAAATACGAAAATACATCCGCTGCTTTATCCTTTGGTAGTAGTCTAAAAGCTATTAAACTTTCTTTTGCTTCCATTTGGTTTAATATTTCAGCCACATCCTGGCTGGGTAGCACGGACATTTCTTCTTTTAATGCCATAAAGTCCTTTTTTCTAAACATCTCCCTAAAATTATCCTTGTTTCTTTCGATGTCCAAAAATAACACCCCCTAAAATTTAGGGGGGACAACATCGGCAGGGAGTGGTTCCGGCGAGTTTCCCCCCTTTTTATTTTGTGTATTTACTAAGAAAACAAAACAATACGATTGAGGTAAGGGATCCACCAGACCACCCCCTTTTTGACTATACATTCTAATTTTAATTATATCTTTTCCGTAAAAAATTTTAAACTTCTTAAAGTCAAAAAATCCATATTTTTAAAACCTGCCCAGCAGACAATAAAAAATTTCATAAACTTGATAAATACCTTATAACACATAAAACCCTAAATGGTATAATACTGATAAAAAGCCAAATTTTTATCATTTTTTGAGGGGGCACACAAATGGGAATATCTGAGAATAGAACTTTAGATTCTGAAAGGATAAAAATACTTGTCGTGGATGACAGCCGTCTTTTAAGGGTAATGATGTCGGATCTTCTTACAGCAAATGGGTATGAGGTCCGGACCGCGTCCAATTCTTTTGAAGCCATCGATATGGCTTTTTATACCTTTTCACCCGACCTGATTTTGATGGATATAGAACTTGGAGACGAAATGGACGGAATTGAAGTAGCAAAAAAGATCCTTCAAAAAAAGGATATTCCCATAATATTTTTGACCGCCAAAACTTCCCCGGAAGTAATAAATAGAATAAAGGAAACAACGGCATATGGTTACTTAGAAAAAAAGGTAAGCAATGAGGCAATTATTTCCGCTATTGAAATGGCATTGAAGCTATACAGTGTCAATAACCTTGCCAGTATGTTTAAACATATTTTTGAAAATTCTCCCAATGAGCTTTTAATCACGGATTTACAGAACAATAAATTTATAACCGCAAATAAAAATGCCCGGGAAAACTTAGGGTATTCCGAAGAAGAAATAAAAAATCTTTCTCCTCGCGATATAGCGCCGGAAATCCTTGAAAGTCCTATCAGAGAATTAATCCAGAAATTATGCGATAAAAAGGAAACCTCGGTAGCTTTTAAAACCTATCATCTTCGAAAGGATAAAACTACTTATCCTGTGCAGGTAGAACTGAACGTGCTGGATTACCTCGGAAAGAAATTATGCGTTGCTAATGTACAAGATCTTACCTATCAAAAAGTCTTCGAAAAAAAGCTTGCGGAAAAGGACTACATAATAAAATTGCTGACCGATTCCGCCTTTGATGCTATTACAGTAATAAACGATGAGGGAAAAGTCGTTTTCTGGAATCCTGCAGCAGAAAGAATCTTTGGGTATTCGGAAAAAGAAATTATAAATGAAGATGTTCATAAATTAATTGTTCCTTGCTACGAAAAAATAGAGAACTCATTCGTTGACTATATGAATTATTTCAGGCAAAAAGGAGACCTAAGCTTTTTGAGAAATCCACTGGAACTAATGGCAAAAAACAAATATGGCGAGACAATATATATAGAACTTACCCTTTCACCTATAAAATTAAATGAAAAATGGCATGCGGTTGGCATTGTTAGAGATATTACCGAAAAGAAAAAATCTCAGATTGAAATCGAGAACATGTGGAGGATGTATTTTGAATTGGCTGAACATGCCCCCGTAGGTATTTTAAGATGCGACAAAGACGGGAATATAATTTACGTCAATAAAAAAGTATTGGAAATTTTGGGGTCACCTTCAGAAGAGGAAACCAGAAAAATAAATTTGCTTACTTTCCCCCACCTTGTGGGATACGGATTCTCGACAAAACTAAAAGAATGCTTAGAAAATAATAAAACTATAATTTTTGAAGTATTTTATAAATCCATATGGGGGAAGGATTTCTGGGCAAGGGTTCATATAAAACCCCATATTGAGAGCAATAAAGTTACAGGGGCCCTGATTATTCTTGATGATATAACCGATAGAAAAATTCTTGAGGAAAAAATTAGAAGACAGGCAATTAGACTTCGCAGATTATCCTATACGGATGATTTGACAGGAGCTTTTAACCGGAGATTTCTTTTAAAGAAACTGGAAGAAGAGATTGAAAGGGTTAAACGTTATGGGGGAAATTTTTCTATTATTTTGCTCGATATTGATAATTTTAAAAAGATCAATGACCGTTGCGGCCACAATACGGGTGACTTAGCCTTAAAATATGTAGTAAAAACTATAAAAGAAAGAATCAGGAAGGCTGATACTTTAGCGCGCTGGGGTGGTGAGGAATTTATCATCTTTCTCCCCAGCACGCCGGTAGAAAAAGCCACTATTTTAGCAGAAACATTGAGGGAGAATATATCCAGAATCACTCTCCCCTGCCCCGAAAAAGTCACCGCAAGCTTTGGGGTTGCAGGTTTTTTGGAGGGCGATACAATCGATAGTTTGATAAAAAGAGCGGATGACCTGATGTACAGGGCAAAAGAAAAAGGGAAAAATTGCGTTGCATGTCAAAAGGATGTGGATCACATAAACAATATGTAAATTATAACTCTTTTGATACTCCCGCTTCCTCAAAGGTTGCCATTTCTTTAATTATTTTTAAAGCGGCATCTACCAGGTTCATTGCCAGTACGGCCCCGGTGCCTTCTCCGAGGCGCATATTCATATGGAGCATGGGTTCAAGCCCTAAAAGTTTCAGCATAACTTTATGCCCGGGTTCCTGCGAAACGTGAGATGGGATCATAAAGTATACCGTTTTAGGCTCGATTTTTGATGCTATCAACGCCCCTGCGGTAGAAATAAACCCATCTATAATAACAGGAACCCTTCTGGAAGCCGCCCCAATAATACAACCCGCAATAGCGCCAATCTCTAAACCGCCCACCTTTGACAATACGTCAACCGGATCACCGGGGTCGGGCTTGTTTACTTTTATAGCTTTTTTCACCGCATTTATTTTCTTTAATAACCTTTCATCATCTACTCCGGTTCCCCTTCCCACCAAATTTTCGATCGGTTCATCGGCATATACCGCCAAAATAGCACTGCTCGGCGTTGTATTTCCTATTCCCATATCGCCCGTTGCAATAAGCTCGGCTCCCTTATCTATCACTTCCCAGGCGGTTTCAATACCCACCTCAATTGCCTTTATGGCTTCTTCCCTGCTCATGGCCGGCCCTTTTGTCATATTGTCGGTGCCCTTTTTTACTTTTTTTACTAATAAAGCAGGATGGTTAATATCCGCAGCTGTCCCTACATCCACGCATACTATTTTCGCCCCTTCGTGACGGGAAAGCACATTTATTGCCGCACCACCGGAGAGGAAATTTAAAATCATCTGCGGTGTTACTTCCTGGGGAAAAGCGCTTACTCCTTCTTCCACTACACCATGATCCCCGGCCATTACTACCACAACCTTGTTATTTATCCGGGGAAATACATCTTTTTTTATACCCGCCACCTTTACCGCCAGTTCTTCCAAGACTCCCAGACTGCCCCTGGGTTTTGTCAGGCTGTCAAGCCTTTCCTGAGCCCTTTTCATTGACACCTCATCCAGCACGCCAATACCTTCCATGGCTTTTTTTAAAATCTCCATAAAAAGTCCCTCCTTTAAATTTTTATAAAATAAAAAGTCCCCAAGCTGCGTGTAAATACACAACTCAGGGACTTTACCATCATCCCGAGGATTCAAGCTCTTCAGGCAGGTCTCCTGGCTTCGGTTCACCTTCCCTTACGCCTTCCCGGTTTCCCAGTGGCAAATTTGTAAAGGAAATCCCCGTTACAGTGGCGGGACCGCCCGGGATTTTCACCCGATTCCCTATTCTCCCCTTTTTTGGGGCACCTGAAAGCTAAAAATATTCACTTAATTATATTATAAAATACTTTACAAAATAATCAATTTCTTATTTATCATAATAATAAAGAATACCTGATTATATCTTACATAAAAATGATTATATATCTCAACTCTTTTTGCATGATATTGTAAATTAAGAAATAATTTTTTTCTTTTCCATTATACAACCCCTGTGTAAAAAAATAAACTTCCCCCTTTGGAGAAGTTTATATCTAAATAAAATGGTGCCGAAGGCGGGAGTCGAACCCGCACGGGTTTTGGGCCCACTGGATTTTGAGTCCAGCGCGTCTGCCAATTCCACCACTTCGGCACATCCTGATGCAATAAATATAATACCACAAGATTTTTTATTATTCAATAGTAAATTATGCAGAGCTTTTTGCTTTGTAGCATTTTTTTAATTTTTATCACTTATTTATTGCAATATTTTCCCTCTATTGAAATAACAAAAAGAATTTTTTGAAGCCAAAATGCAACCTGTTTTTTATTTCCATATTTTTCTAACCAAAAAAAGACAATACTAAACTAAACCACTTTTTTGTGGCTTCTTTGATATTCTTTTTATTGCTTTTTATAGTCATAATTGCTTATTTTATGCGGCATCCGGCTCCTTTTTTCTTTGAACCGGCTTTATCAGGCTACGCATTTCTTCTGCTTGTTTTTCTTTTATCCTTCCTAAGGCCATCGCAAGCATTATACATAGGGCTATACCGCATTTTATTTCCATTTTCTTTTTCCCTCTGATGTAGTGTTTCTCAAATCCAAAAGATTCATCTAATCTGCTGTTTACTCTTTCCACCGCTGTCCTTTTTTTGTAATACCTTCCCCATTTGTAGCTTGAACGGTCTTGCTGGCCCCTTAAGAGAATTGGACTAAAACGCACAAAATGATAAAATTTCTCTAGGTGCTTGCAAAACTATGCTCACAGTAAAAAAATAAAAAAGTCCTTATACCTGGCTGGACTCAAATTTAACAAATTATGGAATATATTTTGTTCTAGTTTAAAAGCTCGATTGAAAAGGCAAAAAACACCCCCTAAGCTTGATTGCAACTTTAAGCAACAAGCCACCGAAGTGACCTTACCTTGTCATGTTTTTTCGCTCTTAATGCGACTAAAGTCACCACATTCTGAGCAATTGCAGCTAAAACAAGCTCACAATAAGCACTTCGAAAATCAATCACAGTAAGACGACCGAGCATTAATGGAAGTTTTAATCTAGAAATTGACTGTTCCACAGCAATACGTTGCGAATAAATTTTTTCCCACAACTTTGAATTTCTCGGAATAGGGGTATTTCTACGGTAGTTGTCCTCGGAATAAGTGTATACCATTCGGCACTTTTGGAATTAGTGCAGGGATCGGGGCAAGTGCAGATGTAACCTCTTTTTCCTCGTTTAGTCAAAGGACATACCCATTTAATCCGATTTCTGGACTTACAAAATCCATCGTATTTGAACTTTAAACCGGGATTTTTAGGACACAAAGGGACACCTTCTGAATCTGAATCAGGTTTGAGTGCTATCGAAGCCAGCATCGGCGGTGAAATATTCATAACGAGAAATATCATGATGAAGGTGGAAACGGCTTAACCCCTTAATTTTGGACAATTTGACTTTAAAAAGTTCATTTTTTATATAAAATCTTTAAATTTGTATTAAACTCTTACTTCTACAGGATCTATCAAATTCAATAGAGTCTTTAGATAAAATTCATTTGGGCTAAGATAATTTATACCGGAATGTATTCTGACTTCATTATAAAATTTAATAAATTCCGACACGGCCTTATAGCCTTCTACGTATGTTTCAAATTCATTACATGCTAAGCATTCATGCTCAAGAATATTATTAAAAGATTCTATATGAGCATTTTTATTGGGTGTTTTGAAAGGTATTCTTTCATGTTCTATTTTCAAGTTGTTGCAGGTTTCTTCAAATAGGCTGCTAATAAACTGAGGTCCATTATCAGAACGTAAAATGAGTGTTTTTTCTTCATTATCGTATATTGCCCTTTTAAATAATGCACTTTTTAATGTAATAGCAATATCTAAAGCACTGCAGGAAAGGCCAATATGGCAATCAACTATAGAACTGTCATATACATCTATTATCGGTGCAATAAAAAAGAATCTATCTTCACCGGCAATATAACCATATTTAACATCTATCTCCCATAATTGGTTGGGAGCAGTAATTACACGATTTCGCGCTATTTTCCTTGGATGTTTTATTTTCTTTTGCCTTTGAGGACGTAATATATCTAATTCTTTACAAAGACGGTATACTTTCTTCTTGTTTATATAAAGGTTGTATTTTTTCCTCAGACAAACTGTTAGTTTTATATAACCGTAAAATTCTCCTTCACTTTCAATTAATTCACATAGCCATTCTTTTATTTGTTCATCGCATATACGTTTTCCTTCTTTATTAAAAGAGTAACCGGGGTAAGGTCTACCACCTTTATTGTTTTTGATTTCTTTTTTATAGGATTTATTGTAGTAATATGTTGAACGGCTAATCCTTAATATTTTTAAAACTAAATTTGCTTTATATCCGGCATTTATCCATGTGGGCGGGTTTTTTTAAAAGATCACGTAGAATAGCTATTTCTAAATCTTTTTCTCCTAATAATTTTTTAAGGCTTTCATTTTCTTTTTCGAGGTTTTTAATATTTGTAGGCTCGTAATTTATTAATTGGTTTTTATTTATCCCAGCAGGCTCATTATTTCGTTTATATTCTCTGACCCATCTTGCAACTATACTGGAAGAAATATTATGCTTTCTTCCAACGATAGAGCAATTACCGGTTTCTAAAGCTTCTTTAATAATTTTTTGTTTAAATTCTGGTTCATATTTTTTACCTGGCATCTATTTAACCCCCTTGAATTTTAGTTTATCATATTTGGTCTAATTGTCCAAAGTTATTAGGGGGCTAAATAGCAGGTATTCCTAAAAGTACATTCTTTTACAAACCTCATGAAGAAAAATGTAGTATAAGCCGAGGAAGCCTTATTCCCGGCTTTTCAAAGACAAAAAATGGCAAAATTATAACTGACGAAGCAATAAAGACAATACTTTTTGACCTCGCCGAAGAATATCCAAGGTATGGATACAAGAAACTTACGGTTCTATTGAGATTTAATTTTGGTATAAAGATTAACAAGAAGAAAGTATACAGGCATGTAAGGAAATGGATCTTCTCTTGCCAATAGAAAAGCATAATAAGCCTACGGAATGTCCAATAGCCTTCAAAAAAGTTGCAGTAAATGCACCTAATACTCATTGGCAAATGGATATCACATATATAACCCTCTTCCCCAAGATTGTTTTCGTTCTTGGTATAATAGATACATACACCTTGGAAATAATGGGTTATAAAGCGGGTTTTTCTATAACAGGCCATGATGTTGTAAAAACAGTTTTAAAATCCATGGTAACAAGGAATATTCAAGGAAATCTCACAATCCGAACAGACAATGGCCCTCAGTTTAAATCCAAGGAATTTCATGATTTTTGCAAACGTCAGGGGATATTACACGAGCGAATA
This genomic window from Thermovenabulum gondwanense contains:
- the cbiE gene encoding precorrin-6y C5,15-methyltransferase (decarboxylating) subunit CbiE produces the protein MVLVGIGPGNPEYASVRAVEVIKSSKRVFAFKRVAESIGGLNRVECIQNLEDLLKIEGDYTLVVSGDPLLYSAADFLKRNNVKIDEIIPSISCFQYMLSKIQKNWEDASFLSFHGKNPDWTKVKNPGITIVFTDLQNTPDKISRTLFQKGFKGKIYVGFNLSYDDEIILEKIIGDEIENLSDLSLVVVEICG
- the mgtE gene encoding magnesium transporter; amino-acid sequence: MFRKKDFMALKEEMSVLPSQDVAEILNQMEAKESLIAFRLLPKDKAADVFSYLSDKIRAAFSKMIEEDELKSLIEDLFFDDKIDFLEEMPANVVKKILKGTPESERRLINQFLQYPEHSAGSIMTIEFVDLKADMTVEEALSHIRYTAPKKETIYTCYVIDNQRHLLGTVSLKDLVVAEPNQKIDDLMDKHIIAVKTDDDREYVASLFKKYDLLSMPVVDRENRLVGIITIDDVVDVLEQENTEDIQRMGGIRPSEESYFNQSPFTMAKNRLLWLFALMVSATFTGRIIQRYEELLQTMVILAAFIPMLMDTGGNAGSQSSTMVIRGLALGEIKSRDALKVMWKELVVSIIVGISLAGLNFLRLIAIEKVNYAIAFVVSTTLIVVVVLAKVVGGLLPLLAKMVKIDPAIMASPLITTIVDAMALISYFKIAGIFLKI
- the cbiD gene encoding cobalt-precorrin-5B (C(1))-methyltransferase CbiD produces the protein MEVIRYGKKMRCGYTTGSCAAAAAKAAVIRLLGGECREVRVRTPSGEVLLIKISECRVEGDEAICRVVKDAGDDADATDGIAIYAKVSLRGDGRVLIEGGEGIGRFKENSPYGKKGEAAINKVPRRMIEASVLEAHPGGANVLIFAPEGREIAKKTYNPRMGIEGGISILGTTGIVYPMSEEAYKKVMYTELEVMRKNTDEAVLTFGNYGMEYIRKAELSKETVKISNFVGEALLYCRELGFKKVTLVGHVGKMCKISIGAFNTSSRVVDSRVEAFVYYLAKNGAPRDLIESVERFKTAEECANFLRESGYDRVLEDMKEGIVRRIKAYLKEDNMKIEVFMYTFKEMQGWGKWSSWE
- a CDS encoding PAS domain S-box protein, whose amino-acid sequence is MGISENRTLDSERIKILVVDDSRLLRVMMSDLLTANGYEVRTASNSFEAIDMAFYTFSPDLILMDIELGDEMDGIEVAKKILQKKDIPIIFLTAKTSPEVINRIKETTAYGYLEKKVSNEAIISAIEMALKLYSVNNLASMFKHIFENSPNELLITDLQNNKFITANKNARENLGYSEEEIKNLSPRDIAPEILESPIRELIQKLCDKKETSVAFKTYHLRKDKTTYPVQVELNVLDYLGKKLCVANVQDLTYQKVFEKKLAEKDYIIKLLTDSAFDAITVINDEGKVVFWNPAAERIFGYSEKEIINEDVHKLIVPCYEKIENSFVDYMNYFRQKGDLSFLRNPLELMAKNKYGETIYIELTLSPIKLNEKWHAVGIVRDITEKKKSQIEIENMWRMYFELAEHAPVGILRCDKDGNIIYVNKKVLEILGSPSEEETRKINLLTFPHLVGYGFSTKLKECLENNKTIIFEVFYKSIWGKDFWARVHIKPHIESNKVTGALIILDDITDRKILEEKIRRQAIRLRRLSYTDDLTGAFNRRFLLKKLEEEIERVKRYGGNFSIILLDIDNFKKINDRCGHNTGDLALKYVVKTIKERIRKADTLARWGGEEFIIFLPSTPVEKATILAETLRENISRITLPCPEKVTASFGVAGFLEGDTIDSLIKRADDLMYRAKEKGKNCVACQKDVDHINNM
- a CDS encoding precorrin-8X methylmutase — encoded protein: MFIKDPELIEKKSFEIIKSGLLKSHGDGELQIILRAIHATGDFDYENLLVFKNNPVEAARGAFDKGCRVFADTRMAYSGINKRFLDEMGGKIFCFIDEEETRVIAEKKRITRSMASVERALMEGADVFVIGNAPTALFYLCSLIERERVLPSLVIGVPVGFVGARESKEYLRTMNVASISTRGSKGGSNVAAAIFNALMYSYRPEVKRWR
- a CDS encoding sirohydrochlorin chelatase; translated protein: MEAILLISHGSREDSTVMTVERVARELEKALGKRVVPAFMEFNEPGVEKALELLYQQGYKKVTVLPYFLFSGIHMKKDVPKIINSFVRDKGAVKVNMVSPIGYHPLLIEILKDRLNEGREEKGDVH
- a CDS encoding cobyrinate a,c-diamide synthase codes for the protein MKGIVISAPSSGNGKTLFTMGLLKVLKDMNFSVFPCKVGPDYIDTGFLGRAAGVTAQNLDPFLQGKDYKKLLEKNNDFCVIEGVMGFFDGISNTFINSTFHIAREFGLNSVLVYTPKGEMFSAAVKIKGMVDFSRGVIKGVVLNRVSLTAYKLLKEAIEKYAGVKVLGYIEEDKGLAVNSRHLGLIQNTEIEGFNEILDRMAYRIKESVDVKELLGLFEEMDLPGEGFSLPLKTNRKAAVAFDKAFSFYYRENINILSNLFDVTFFSPMKDKRLPDCDFLYIGGGYPEVFKEELSENRSMLRSIREFAEGGGYIFAECGGLMYLTRKIDGFEMTGVFDGESRMTDRLQNFGYGKARVLEDCLIGPKGFQFNVHEFHKSVSNINKKSCLLIKRVRDEGENPCGYQYKNTFGMYPHVSFLGSFKILESILNKMGRG